From Oceanispirochaeta sp. M1, one genomic window encodes:
- a CDS encoding sugar phosphate isomerase/epimerase: MKQNYEKLNQEIDYEFRNYKKSNPDKMRPKLKLSWSNWGFGAESLAKSLDRLVRNNVEYIELHGNHYGPDLGYPFKETRKLLNNAGIKVSGVCGMFSVDNDLSSVSAFQRQAAIDYIRREVEFTAEIGGTYLLVVPAAVGRNAAYDDMEIHRSIETLRIVSDVFEQSGVKGAVEPIRSAETSIIHTVGQAKEYIAKLNCPGVSWINGDVFHMQAEEQHIGKAILEAGNQLVNLHMADSQRGALGTGSLDLDRIIEALYLINYNEKDCFVTPEPLGPGGDPYPAMFGAPDSESLDTLVKFTIETIRSREAHLRETVI, encoded by the coding sequence ATGAAACAGAATTATGAAAAATTGAATCAGGAAATCGATTATGAATTCAGGAATTATAAAAAAAGCAATCCTGACAAGATGCGTCCAAAGTTGAAACTCTCCTGGAGTAACTGGGGATTCGGTGCTGAATCACTTGCAAAATCCCTTGATAGGCTGGTTCGTAATAATGTCGAGTATATAGAATTGCATGGGAACCACTATGGACCGGATCTCGGATATCCCTTCAAGGAAACGAGGAAATTGCTTAACAATGCAGGCATCAAAGTAAGCGGCGTCTGCGGAATGTTTTCTGTTGATAACGATCTGTCCAGTGTCTCGGCTTTCCAAAGACAGGCCGCTATAGATTATATCCGTCGGGAAGTCGAATTTACCGCAGAAATTGGAGGAACATATCTACTTGTTGTGCCAGCTGCTGTCGGTAGAAATGCCGCCTATGATGATATGGAGATTCACAGGAGTATAGAAACCCTGAGAATCGTATCCGATGTATTTGAGCAATCCGGCGTCAAAGGCGCTGTGGAACCAATCCGGTCGGCAGAAACTTCAATTATACACACTGTCGGGCAGGCTAAAGAGTATATTGCTAAATTGAACTGTCCCGGTGTGTCCTGGATCAATGGAGATGTCTTTCACATGCAGGCCGAAGAACAGCATATCGGCAAGGCCATTCTGGAAGCAGGAAACCAACTGGTAAACCTGCATATGGCAGATAGTCAGAGAGGAGCCCTGGGAACAGGTTCTCTGGATCTGGATCGTATCATTGAGGCATTGTACCTGATCAATTACAATGAGAAAGACTGCTTCGTTACACCCGAACCCCTCGGTCCCGGAGGAGATCCCTATCCCGCCATGTTCGGGGCTCCTGATTCGGAATCTCTTGATACACTTGTCAAGTTCACCATAGAGACCATAAGGAGCCGGGAAGCACATTTGAGAGAAACAGTCATTTAG